Proteins encoded together in one Micromonospora kangleipakensis window:
- a CDS encoding IS630 family transposase, giving the protein MPRTGRPTPPLTLTDEERATLTRWSRRAKTAQVLAMRSRIILACADGGSNTDVATALGVHLSTVGKWRRRFLKLRLDGLIDEPRPGRPPSIGLDRVEEVVVATLEQTPRNATHWSRTSMAEKSGLSKSTVGRIWRDFGLKPHLADTFKLSTDPQFIEKVVDVVGLYHNPPERAVVLCVDEKSQIQALDRSQPVLPMMPGMPERRTHDYARNGITSLFAAFNIADGTVIGELHRQHRATEFKKFLATIDKAVPADLDVHLVCDNYGTHKTPAVRAWLARHPRFHMHFTPTGSSWINQVERWFGYLTEQKIRRGAHKSVHSLEADIRTWIADWNTNPRPFTWTKTAEEILESLARFCRRISSAAH; this is encoded by the coding sequence ATGCCGAGGACTGGGCGTCCCACCCCGCCGCTGACGTTGACCGATGAAGAACGTGCGACATTGACCCGATGGTCGCGGCGGGCGAAGACGGCGCAGGTCCTCGCGATGCGCTCCCGGATCATTCTGGCCTGCGCCGATGGCGGCTCGAACACTGATGTGGCAACGGCACTGGGTGTTCATCTGTCCACGGTGGGGAAATGGCGTCGCCGATTTTTGAAGCTGCGGCTGGACGGACTGATCGACGAGCCGCGGCCGGGTCGTCCTCCGTCCATCGGTTTGGACCGGGTCGAAGAGGTCGTCGTCGCCACCTTGGAGCAGACGCCACGTAACGCCACCCACTGGTCGCGTACCTCCATGGCGGAGAAGTCCGGACTGTCGAAGTCCACCGTCGGACGGATCTGGCGGGACTTCGGCCTCAAGCCGCATCTGGCCGACACGTTCAAGCTCTCCACGGATCCGCAGTTCATCGAGAAGGTCGTCGACGTGGTCGGGCTCTACCACAACCCGCCCGAACGGGCCGTGGTGCTCTGCGTGGATGAGAAGTCGCAGATCCAGGCCCTGGACCGGTCCCAGCCGGTGCTGCCGATGATGCCCGGCATGCCCGAACGCCGCACCCACGACTACGCCCGCAACGGCATCACCAGCCTGTTCGCCGCGTTCAACATCGCCGACGGCACCGTCATCGGCGAACTGCACCGCCAGCACCGCGCGACCGAGTTCAAGAAGTTCCTGGCCACGATCGACAAAGCCGTGCCAGCCGATCTGGACGTGCACCTGGTCTGCGACAACTACGGCACCCACAAGACCCCCGCCGTGCGGGCGTGGCTGGCCCGCCATCCCCGCTTCCACATGCACTTCACACCGACCGGTTCCTCCTGGATCAACCAGGTCGAACGCTGGTTCGGCTACCTCACAGAGCAGAAGATCCGCCGCGGCGCCCACAAGAGCGTTCACAGCCTGGAAGCCGACATCCGCACCTGGATCGCAGACTGGAACACCAACCCCAGGCCCTTCACCTGGACCAAGACCGCCGAGGAGATTCTCGAATCACTCGCACGATTTTGTAGGCGGATTTCTAGCGCAGCACACTAG
- a CDS encoding LysR family transcriptional regulator produces the protein MIDVGALRALRAVAALGTLARAADELGFTASAVSQQIKRLERQVGVPVLAPAGRGVVLTPAGQAIVDSAPEVFQALERCVEAAQSVSDGAPRGILRVVAFSTAIRGLLAPTILRLSTRCPDLRVHITEQDPDQALHSVDAGTADLALVHDADGLPVPLPSSLTQRHMHTDVGDVVMNRTHPLARLDPPLAGADLAGHAWVTSPPGSVCHQWFRRLFADVPEDPDVRHLVDDFATQLSLVASGDVIALIPRLARPPLGEGLVSRPLRRQPKREVHAAWRRSANASPAIQAVLAELVCCARNPPTKSCE, from the coding sequence ATGATTGATGTCGGGGCCTTGCGGGCGTTGCGGGCGGTGGCTGCTCTCGGGACGCTGGCGCGGGCGGCCGATGAGCTCGGGTTCACGGCCTCGGCGGTGTCGCAGCAGATCAAGAGGCTGGAACGCCAGGTCGGTGTGCCCGTGCTCGCGCCGGCGGGACGCGGGGTCGTGCTCACTCCGGCCGGGCAGGCCATCGTCGACTCAGCGCCCGAAGTGTTCCAGGCGCTGGAGCGCTGCGTCGAAGCGGCCCAGTCAGTCTCGGATGGCGCGCCGCGCGGCATACTGCGCGTGGTCGCCTTCTCGACTGCTATCCGCGGGCTGCTCGCGCCCACCATTCTGCGACTGTCGACGCGCTGCCCGGACCTACGCGTGCACATCACCGAGCAGGACCCCGACCAAGCCCTCCACAGCGTCGACGCCGGTACAGCCGACCTTGCCCTCGTCCACGACGCCGACGGGCTGCCAGTCCCGCTGCCATCGTCCCTGACCCAGCGCCATATGCACACCGACGTCGGCGACGTCGTCATGAATCGGACGCATCCGCTCGCACGGCTCGACCCGCCACTCGCCGGCGCCGACCTTGCCGGCCACGCGTGGGTGACCAGCCCGCCTGGCTCGGTGTGCCACCAGTGGTTCCGACGACTGTTCGCAGACGTGCCCGAAGACCCCGACGTGCGCCATCTGGTTGACGATTTCGCCACCCAGCTGTCGCTGGTCGCCTCAGGCGACGTTATCGCCCTGATCCCTCGCCTTGCTCGCCCGCCCTTGGGAGAAGGGCTCGTCTCCCGGCCGCTGCGGCGGCAACCGAAGCGCGAGGTACATGCGGCGTGGCGGCGCAGCGCCAATGCCAGCCCAGCGATCCAAGCGGTGCTCGCGGAGCTAGTGTGCTGCGCTAGAAATCCGCCTACAAAATCGTGCGAGTGA
- the dapA gene encoding 4-hydroxy-tetrahydrodipicolinate synthase, whose translation MTDPQHPADLLFGSNLVAMVTPMHPDGTISEPGLANLVDHLLTTGCDGIVVGGTTGESPTLTEAEAARLVRAVAAQSKNQARVVAGIGTYDTAVSIHRAREAEAAGADALLLVCPYYSKPTQAGVVAHCVAVADATELPVMLYDVPARTGIAMEAPTLIELAGHPRIRAVKDAKGDLFEAMSVMARTSLAYYCGIDELNLPYLACGATGVLSVVGNVVADRNAELIRAVRSGDLDSAKAIQGSLIPLVDAIMRTSQGAIMAKAALADLGIIPHATVRLPLLEPPPPHLRRLTDALATIAVPV comes from the coding sequence ATGACCGACCCGCAGCACCCTGCTGACCTACTCTTCGGCTCCAACCTTGTCGCCATGGTGACCCCGATGCACCCCGACGGCACGATCAGCGAACCTGGGCTCGCTAACCTCGTCGACCACCTGCTGACCACAGGGTGCGATGGCATCGTCGTTGGCGGGACCACCGGTGAGTCGCCCACCCTGACCGAAGCCGAGGCAGCCCGGCTCGTCCGTGCCGTGGCGGCCCAGTCGAAGAACCAAGCTCGGGTGGTCGCCGGTATCGGCACCTACGACACGGCCGTCAGCATTCATCGGGCACGCGAAGCCGAGGCTGCTGGGGCGGATGCGCTGCTGCTCGTCTGCCCCTACTACTCCAAGCCGACTCAGGCCGGGGTGGTGGCCCATTGCGTGGCGGTGGCCGACGCCACCGAGCTACCCGTGATGCTCTACGACGTCCCCGCACGCACGGGCATCGCAATGGAGGCGCCCACGCTGATAGAACTCGCCGGCCACCCCCGGATCCGAGCGGTCAAGGACGCCAAGGGCGACCTGTTCGAAGCGATGTCCGTCATGGCCCGCACGTCGCTGGCCTACTACTGCGGCATCGATGAACTCAACTTGCCCTACCTCGCGTGCGGCGCCACCGGTGTGCTCAGCGTCGTGGGCAATGTCGTCGCCGACCGCAACGCCGAGCTCATACGAGCGGTCCGCAGCGGCGACCTCGACTCGGCGAAGGCGATCCAAGGTTCGCTGATTCCCTTGGTGGACGCCATCATGCGCACATCCCAAGGGGCCATAATGGCAAAGGCCGCTCTGGCCGACCTCGGGATCATCCCGCACGCGACGGTGCGCCTTCCGCTGCTCGAGCCGCCGCCGCCTCACCTCCGGCGGCTGACGGATGCTCTGGCAACCATCGCCGTGCCTGTCTGA
- a CDS encoding TIGR03842 family LLM class F420-dependent oxidoreductase, with product MDFGVVLQTDPPARDVVAGLTAAEDNGFRYGWTFDSCVLWQEPFVIYSQVLAATRHLIVGPMVTNPSTRDWSVTASLFATLNDMFGNRTVCGIGRGDSARRVIGQPPASLATLKQAMRVIKGLAEGHEVEHHGTAVRIPWVRDGKLEIWMAAYGPKALRLVGEQADGFILQTADPDIARWTIGSVRDAATAAGRDPDSITMCVAAPAYVGTNLAHQRDQLRWFGGMVGNHVADLVARYGDSGVVPKALTDYISGRDGYDYAHHGRAGNPSTNFVPDEIVDRFCLVGPESAHVDRLQELKEIGVHNFALYLMHDDKDKTLSSYGKGVITHV from the coding sequence GTGGACTTCGGCGTCGTACTCCAGACCGACCCGCCCGCTCGCGACGTCGTGGCGGGCCTCACCGCCGCCGAGGACAACGGGTTCCGCTACGGGTGGACGTTCGACTCCTGCGTGCTGTGGCAGGAGCCGTTCGTCATCTACTCGCAGGTGCTCGCAGCGACCAGGCACCTGATCGTCGGGCCGATGGTGACCAACCCGAGCACCCGCGACTGGTCGGTCACCGCGTCGCTCTTCGCCACCCTCAACGACATGTTCGGCAACCGTACGGTGTGCGGGATCGGCCGCGGCGACTCGGCCCGACGGGTCATCGGCCAGCCGCCGGCGAGCCTGGCCACCCTCAAGCAGGCGATGCGCGTGATCAAAGGACTTGCCGAGGGCCACGAGGTCGAGCACCACGGCACGGCGGTCCGCATCCCGTGGGTGCGTGACGGCAAGCTGGAGATCTGGATGGCCGCCTACGGCCCGAAAGCGCTGCGGCTGGTCGGCGAGCAGGCCGACGGCTTCATCCTGCAGACGGCCGATCCCGACATCGCCCGTTGGACGATCGGCTCGGTACGGGACGCGGCCACCGCCGCAGGCCGAGATCCCGACTCGATCACGATGTGCGTGGCCGCACCCGCCTACGTGGGAACGAACCTCGCGCACCAACGGGATCAGCTGCGCTGGTTCGGCGGCATGGTCGGCAACCACGTGGCCGATCTGGTCGCCCGCTACGGCGACTCCGGGGTGGTGCCAAAGGCGCTGACCGATTACATCAGCGGCCGCGACGGCTACGACTACGCACACCACGGCCGCGCCGGCAATCCGTCCACAAACTTTGTGCCCGATGAGATCGTCGACCGGTTCTGCCTTGTCGGCCCCGAGTCAGCCCATGTCGACCGGCTGCAGGAGCTCAAGGAGATCGGGGTCCACAACTTCGCCCTCTACCTCATGCATGACGACAAGGACAAGACCCTCTCCTCGTACGGCAAGGGCGTGATCACGCACGTCTAA
- the hydA gene encoding dihydropyrimidinase, whose amino-acid sequence MSIVIRNGTVVNATGAYPADVLVEGERIAALAAPDSGLSERWASGAEHVIDAAGKYVVPGGIDGHTHMEMPFGGTFSADTFETGTIAAAWGGTTTIVDFAVQAKGTSLLSALDKWHSKADGNCAIDYAFHMIVSDVNDTSLKEMESCIDAGVNTFKMFMAYPGVFYATDGEILRAMQKARDTGSMIMMHAENGIAIDQLVAQALASQRTDPVQHGLTRPPELEGEATSRAIALAKVTGAPLYIVHLSAAHALDAVTQARDTGQNVFAETCPQYLFLSLDDLAKPDFEGAKYVASPPLRPKEHQAELWRGLRTNDLSLVSTDHCPFCFKDQKELGRGDFSKIPNGMPGVEHRMDLLYQGVVKGEITLPRWVEISSTTPARMFGLYPRKGVIAPGADADITVYDPTARQTISASTHHMNVDYSAYEGMELTGKVSTVLSRGRVVVDDNAFHGAAGHGTFLKRELSQYLI is encoded by the coding sequence ATGAGCATCGTCATCCGGAACGGAACAGTCGTCAACGCCACCGGGGCGTACCCGGCGGACGTGCTGGTGGAGGGCGAGCGGATCGCCGCGCTCGCCGCGCCGGACTCAGGTCTGTCTGAGCGGTGGGCGTCCGGCGCCGAGCACGTGATCGACGCCGCCGGGAAGTACGTGGTGCCGGGCGGCATCGACGGCCACACCCACATGGAGATGCCGTTCGGCGGCACGTTCTCGGCGGACACGTTCGAGACCGGCACGATCGCGGCAGCCTGGGGCGGCACGACGACCATCGTCGACTTCGCCGTCCAGGCCAAAGGAACGTCCCTGCTGTCCGCGCTGGACAAATGGCACAGCAAGGCCGACGGCAACTGCGCGATCGACTACGCGTTCCACATGATCGTCTCGGACGTCAACGACACGTCGCTCAAGGAGATGGAGTCCTGCATCGACGCGGGCGTCAACACGTTCAAGATGTTCATGGCCTATCCGGGTGTCTTCTACGCCACCGACGGGGAGATCCTGCGGGCGATGCAGAAGGCCCGGGACACCGGCTCGATGATCATGATGCACGCGGAGAACGGCATCGCCATCGACCAACTCGTCGCGCAGGCACTCGCGAGCCAGCGCACCGACCCCGTACAGCACGGCCTGACCCGGCCGCCCGAACTGGAAGGCGAGGCCACCTCGCGGGCGATCGCCCTGGCCAAGGTCACCGGCGCCCCGCTGTACATCGTCCACCTGTCCGCCGCGCACGCCCTGGACGCGGTCACCCAGGCCCGCGACACCGGGCAGAACGTGTTCGCCGAAACCTGCCCGCAGTACCTCTTCCTGTCCTTGGACGATCTGGCCAAGCCCGACTTCGAGGGCGCGAAGTACGTCGCCTCTCCCCCGCTACGCCCGAAGGAGCACCAGGCGGAACTGTGGCGGGGCCTGCGCACCAACGACCTGTCGCTGGTGTCCACCGACCACTGCCCCTTCTGCTTCAAGGACCAGAAGGAGCTGGGCCGCGGAGACTTCTCCAAGATTCCGAACGGGATGCCGGGTGTCGAGCACCGGATGGACCTGCTCTATCAGGGCGTCGTGAAAGGCGAGATCACCCTGCCGCGCTGGGTGGAGATCAGCTCGACCACGCCCGCCAGGATGTTCGGCCTCTACCCGCGCAAGGGCGTCATCGCCCCTGGCGCGGACGCGGACATCACGGTGTACGACCCGACGGCCCGGCAAACCATCTCCGCCAGCACGCACCACATGAACGTGGACTATTCCGCCTACGAGGGCATGGAGCTGACCGGGAAGGTTTCCACCGTGCTGTCCCGTGGTCGGGTCGTCGTCGACGACAACGCCTTCCACGGCGCGGCCGGGCACGGCACGTTCCTGAAGCGCGAACTCAGTCAATACCTGATCTGA
- a CDS encoding nitrilase-related carbon-nitrogen hydrolase — MSNIIRAGLVQQKWTGDKESMIANAVDAIRRAASQGAQVVCLQELFYGPYFCQIQDADYYSYTEAIPDGPTTALMREVAEQHGVVLIVPMYEQEQPGVYYNTAAVIDADGTYLGKHRKNHIPQVKGFWEKFYFRPGNLGYPVFDTAVGRIGVYICYERHFPEGWRALGLAGAKIVFNPSATSRGLSEYLWRLEQPAAAVANEYYVGTINRVGVEPLGDNDFYGQSYFVDPRGQMIGDAASDTEEEVVVRDLDMDKLAEVRDLWAFYRDRRPDTYESLVKP; from the coding sequence ATGAGCAACATCATCCGGGCGGGGCTGGTGCAGCAGAAGTGGACCGGCGACAAGGAGTCCATGATCGCCAACGCGGTCGACGCCATCCGCAGGGCCGCGTCGCAGGGCGCACAGGTCGTCTGCCTGCAGGAGCTGTTCTACGGCCCGTACTTCTGCCAGATCCAGGACGCCGACTACTACTCGTACACCGAGGCGATCCCGGACGGACCGACGACCGCGCTGATGCGCGAGGTCGCCGAGCAGCACGGCGTGGTGCTGATCGTGCCGATGTACGAGCAGGAACAACCGGGCGTCTACTACAACACCGCCGCCGTGATCGATGCCGACGGTACCTACCTGGGTAAGCACCGCAAGAACCACATTCCGCAGGTGAAGGGGTTCTGGGAGAAGTTCTACTTCAGGCCGGGAAACCTCGGCTACCCGGTGTTCGACACCGCGGTGGGCCGCATCGGCGTCTACATCTGCTACGAGCGGCACTTCCCCGAGGGCTGGCGGGCACTTGGGTTGGCCGGCGCCAAGATCGTCTTCAACCCCTCCGCCACGAGCCGCGGCCTGTCCGAGTACCTCTGGCGGCTCGAGCAGCCCGCCGCCGCGGTCGCCAACGAGTACTACGTCGGCACGATCAACCGCGTCGGGGTGGAGCCGTTGGGCGACAACGACTTCTACGGTCAGTCGTACTTCGTCGACCCGCGCGGGCAGATGATCGGCGACGCCGCGTCGGACACGGAGGAAGAGGTCGTCGTCCGCGACCTTGACATGGACAAGCTGGCCGAGGTCCGCGACCTGTGGGCGTTCTACCGCGACCGCCGGCCCGACACGTACGAATCCCTGGTGAAGCCATGA
- a CDS encoding NCS1 family nucleobase:cation symporter-1, protein MAVEPLPPAETTAVEPGTQITHPDGRVELRDFSTIADSPYFNEELAPVPIEKRTWTTYNFAALWIGMAHNIPTYLLAAGLIQLGMNWVQAFLTITLGNLLVLIPMLLNSHAGTKYGVPFPVFARAFYGVRGANLVALLRAFIACGWFGIQTWIGGEAIYAITGKLLGSWWVDAAHVMDYPWTLWASFFLFWLIEMAIIWRGMDTLRRFENWAAPFVIVVAVALLIWVLVEAGGLGPILSQPSKLGWGVDFWKLFAPSLMAMIAFWATLSLNIPDFTRFGGSQRQQAYGQILGLPTTMSFFALLSIMITSGTAVIYGEAIWDPIQLAAKFENPLVVALGLFTVVVATLSVNVAANTVSPAYDFSNAAPRLVNFRTGGLIAGVLGILIQPWRLVQDPNIYIFVWLGFYGGLLGAVAGVLIAGYWVRNRTRLQLPALYRPEGRYWFSGGWNWAAVLATAVGAVLAVGGAYSAPGKGPFPEDGLIPFLKPLYDYSWVAGLIGGFVVYLALSQPRASHAKGESR, encoded by the coding sequence ATGGCCGTTGAACCCCTGCCCCCCGCCGAAACCACCGCGGTCGAGCCGGGCACACAGATCACCCATCCGGATGGCCGAGTCGAGCTGCGTGACTTCTCCACGATCGCCGACAGCCCGTACTTCAACGAAGAGCTCGCCCCCGTACCCATCGAGAAGCGCACCTGGACCACGTACAACTTCGCGGCGCTGTGGATCGGGATGGCGCACAACATCCCCACCTATCTGCTCGCCGCCGGGCTCATCCAGCTCGGCATGAACTGGGTGCAGGCGTTCCTCACGATCACGCTCGGTAATCTGCTCGTCCTGATCCCGATGCTGTTGAACAGCCACGCGGGCACGAAGTACGGCGTCCCGTTCCCGGTCTTCGCCCGCGCGTTCTACGGTGTGCGCGGCGCCAACCTCGTGGCCCTGCTACGCGCCTTCATCGCCTGCGGCTGGTTCGGTATCCAGACCTGGATCGGCGGCGAGGCGATCTACGCGATCACCGGCAAACTGCTGGGTTCCTGGTGGGTCGACGCGGCGCACGTCATGGACTACCCGTGGACGCTGTGGGCGTCGTTCTTCCTGTTCTGGCTGATCGAGATGGCGATCATCTGGCGGGGCATGGACACGCTGCGGCGCTTCGAGAACTGGGCGGCGCCGTTCGTCATCGTGGTCGCCGTCGCCCTGCTGATCTGGGTGCTGGTCGAAGCGGGTGGGCTCGGCCCGATCCTGTCCCAGCCGTCGAAGTTGGGCTGGGGCGTCGACTTCTGGAAGTTGTTCGCGCCGTCACTGATGGCGATGATCGCGTTCTGGGCGACCCTCTCGCTGAACATCCCCGATTTCACCCGGTTCGGCGGCAGCCAGCGGCAGCAGGCGTACGGCCAGATCCTCGGTCTACCCACCACAATGTCGTTCTTCGCCCTCCTGTCGATCATGATCACCTCGGGCACGGCCGTGATCTACGGCGAGGCGATCTGGGACCCCATCCAGCTCGCGGCCAAGTTCGAGAACCCGCTGGTCGTCGCGCTCGGCCTGTTCACGGTCGTGGTCGCGACGCTGTCGGTGAACGTCGCCGCGAACACGGTCAGCCCGGCGTACGACTTCTCCAACGCCGCACCCCGACTGGTCAACTTCCGGACCGGCGGCCTCATAGCCGGCGTGCTCGGCATCCTGATCCAACCGTGGCGCCTGGTGCAGGACCCCAACATCTACATCTTCGTCTGGCTCGGGTTCTACGGCGGCCTGCTCGGCGCCGTCGCCGGCGTACTCATCGCCGGCTACTGGGTCCGCAACCGCACCCGCCTCCAACTGCCCGCCCTCTACCGCCCCGAGGGCAGGTACTGGTTCTCCGGCGGCTGGAACTGGGCAGCGGTCCTCGCCACCGCCGTCGGCGCGGTCCTCGCCGTGGGAGGCGCCTACTCCGCTCCCGGCAAGGGGCCGTTCCCCGAGGACGGACTCATCCCGTTCCTCAAGCCGCTCTACGACTACAGCTGGGTGGCCGGTCTGATCGGCGGGTTCGTCGTCTACCTGGCGTTGTCGCAGCCGCGCGCCAGCCACGCAAAGGGGGAAAGCAGATGA